From the Panthera leo isolate Ple1 chromosome C1, P.leo_Ple1_pat1.1, whole genome shotgun sequence genome, one window contains:
- the LOC122225900 gene encoding translation initiation factor IF-2-like encodes MASASASDTLPPRRGRLKGGERRHATHPRPPRPHTAIQDKSGVPAPGGVGLGGSEGGPARPTSIPSSFVSHAAFEEGAGRPGIPAPVSTEGDAGRGGDSKRAPSRPTHRSAWGLSPCPYPRTWAALSLRRGPSPAAVNPRESPRPPPPARTAQRPPLPRADGCAPRRGEPESDASPPQAVKHTPRLGRGAPGGFQPGSRWAAPPPPAPTPSPSRPRGTRALRKPGRPAPRELSAGAPSPSRRSAPTPPSQPTCSPPPCGGRQDSDPPLALARGPRLLSRGRKNTTC; translated from the exons ATGGCTTCTGCTTCTGCCTCTGACACTCTCC CCCCGCGCCGGGGCCGGCTCAAAGGCGGAGAAAGGCGCCACGCTACCCATCCCCGCCCTCCTCGCCCCCACACCGCGATTCAGGACAAGTCCGGAGTCCCCGCCCCTGGCGGGGTCGGACTCGGGGGCTCTGAGGGCGGCCCGGCCAGGCCCACCTCTATCCCTTCCTCTTTCGTTTCCCACGCGGCGTTCGAGGAAGGGGCCGGGCGGCCTGGCATCCCCGCGCCAGTCTCCACCGAGGGGGACGCCGGGAGGGGCGGTGACTCCAAGCGCGCCCCCAGTCGCCCCACGCACCGGTCGGCCTGGGGGCTGAGCCCCTGCCCCTACCCTCGCACGTGGGCAGCGCTGAGTCTGCGCCGCGGCCCCTCCCCAGCGGCTGTCAATCCCCGGGAGTCGCCACGGCCCCCGCCGCCCGCGCGGACCGCCCAGCGCCCACCTCTGCCGAGGGCGGACGGATGCGCTCCCCGCCGCGGGGAACCCGAGTCCGACGCCTCTCCACCCCAAGCAGTCAAACACACACCTCGGCTGGGACGCGGCGCTCCGGGAGGCTTCCAGCCCGGATCCCGCTGGGCGGCGCCGCCTCCGCCCGCCCCCACTCCGAGCCCCAGCCGGCCGCGCGGGACTCGCGCCTTACGTAAGCCGGGGAGACCGGCTCCGCGCGAGCTGTCGGCcggcgccccctccccttcccgccGCTCGgctcccaccccgccctcccagcCCACGTGCTCCCCACCACCCTGCGGGGGGCGCCAGGACTCAGACCCACCTCTTGCACTCGCCCGGGGACCCCGTTTACTgtcaaggggaaggaaaaatacaacttgttga